In a genomic window of Syntrophorhabdaceae bacterium:
- a CDS encoding substrate-binding domain-containing protein, translating into MIYIFEKSIFLRISPVIALFLCLGAVSVAPAEELLRIGGVGSPTGMMKLMSRAYERAHPGIGITIYPSLGSAGAVKALAKGAIDVGMMSRELDQEERRMDLTVIPAARTPFIFVAHKSVGVSTLSPNQIAAMYGGKTISWPDGKRVRPVLRPASDTDTAIAKRIAPEIARSLEEVAARPGMLMALTDQDLTDMVESTPGAFGFSSLTLVLTERPKVKVLAYNGVKASLKSIANGSYPLWKPFYIVLRKDAPPAVHDFVKFVKSPEGKRIMESSGNLPD; encoded by the coding sequence ATGATTTACATCTTTGAGAAGAGCATATTTTTGAGAATTTCACCTGTGATTGCCTTATTTCTCTGTCTTGGAGCGGTTTCCGTCGCTCCGGCTGAAGAACTTTTACGGATCGGAGGCGTGGGCAGCCCTACGGGAATGATGAAGCTGATGAGCCGTGCCTATGAGAGAGCCCATCCCGGGATAGGCATTACTATTTACCCGAGTCTCGGCAGCGCGGGGGCCGTGAAGGCTCTTGCCAAGGGGGCCATAGATGTGGGTATGATGTCGCGCGAGTTAGACCAGGAGGAGCGGCGAATGGACCTTACCGTAATTCCCGCCGCCCGAACGCCTTTTATCTTTGTTGCCCATAAAAGTGTGGGAGTATCTACCCTTTCGCCGAACCAGATTGCCGCAATGTATGGGGGTAAGACAATTTCATGGCCTGATGGGAAGCGGGTCAGGCCTGTCTTGCGCCCTGCTTCGGACACGGATACGGCCATCGCGAAAAGAATCGCACCGGAGATCGCCAGGTCTCTTGAAGAAGTGGCCGCGAGACCCGGAATGTTGATGGCCCTCACGGATCAGGACCTGACGGATATGGTGGAGAGCACCCCGGGGGCGTTCGGTTTTTCTTCCCTTACCCTTGTCCTTACGGAGCGGCCGAAAGTGAAGGTCCTTGCTTATAACGGCGTAAAGGCAAGTTTAAAGAGCATCGCGAACGGCTCCTATCCTTTGTGGAAGCCTTTTTATATAGTTTTGAGGAAAGATGCGCCTCCGGCGGTCCATGATTTTGTTAAATTCGTCAAGTCCCCTGAAGGGAAGAGGATCATGGAGAGCTCCGGAAACCTTCCGGACTGA